The genomic segment TGTCCGAGTTTACGTGGGATCATCGAAACACATTAGCACAAGGTGGGCCCCTCCGTCAGGAACGTGCTCGCCCGATGTCGGGCGGCCGTCAGGTGCCCTGCTTGTCGACACGCACCACGCGGATTGACGTCTCGATTTCTTCGCGGAGTTGTTTCTTCACGGCGCAGAGTTCCATGGTGCGGATGATGGCCGGGTCGTACTTGTCGGGGAAACCGGCATCCACATGGAGCACTATCTCGATGCGCGACAGGAGGCCGTGGTTCGCGCGCTCGACGTCCATTTCAAGACTGAGCGGTGACGGCAGATCGCGCTGATCGCAGAACGACTTGGCATAAATGCCGGCACAGGTTGCGAGCGAAGCCAGGAAGACCTGAAAGGGCTCGGGCGCCTGGTTCTCGCCTCCGTGCTCCACGGACTGATCCGTGTTCACTGAATGTCCGGCGATTTTCGCATCGACCTTCTTGTTGCCGGGAAACGAT from the Candidatus Krumholzibacteriia bacterium genome contains:
- a CDS encoding OsmC family protein, translating into MAMVEVSFPGNKKVDAKIAGHSVNTDQSVEHGGENQAPEPFQVFLASLATCAGIYAKSFCDQRDLPSPLSLEMDVERANHGLLSRIEIVLHVDAGFPDKYDPAIIRTMELCAVKKQLREEIETSIRVVRVDKQGT